One Astatotilapia calliptera chromosome 1, fAstCal1.2, whole genome shotgun sequence DNA segment encodes these proteins:
- the styx gene encoding serine/threonine/tyrosine-interacting protein, with product MWSLKTNCTVCSANPAARKHRYRARSRAGGGRMVSRMDEDNKLQFPSLPDTKEDLLDWAYPMRRDMQEILPGLFLGPYSSAMKSKLPILERHGITHIVCVRQDIEANFIKPNFPHMFRYLVLDIADNPVENIIRFFPMTKEFIDGCLATEGKVLVHGNAGISRSAALVIAYLMETFGMKYREAFSHVQERRFCINPNVGFVHQLQEYEAIYLAKLTIKRMSVQLDRPFSLQAGMPGSRKRSLEEDEDFGGMQVTAAQNG from the exons ATGTGGAGCCTCAAAACAAATTGTACCGTTTGTTCAGCTAACCCCGCCGCGAGGAAACATCGATACCGCGCGCGAAGTCGGGCCGGCGGTGGCCGAATGGTCAGCAGGATGGACGAGGACAACAAACTTCAGTTTCCGTCTCTGCCCGATACCAAGGAGGACCTTCTG GATTGGGCGTATCCGATGAGACGAGATATGCAG GAGATTTTACCAGGACTGTTTTTAGGTCCCTACTCTTCTGCGATGAAAAGCAAG CTGCCAATTCTCGAAAGACACGGCATAACGCACATTGTGTGCGTCCGCCAAGACATTGAAGCCAATTTTATCAAACCTAATTTCCCTCACATGTTTAG ATACCTTGTGTTAGATATTGCTGACAATCCAGTGGAAAATATAATCCGCTTTTTTCCTATG aCTAAAGAATTCATTGATGGCTGCTTAGCAACAGAAG GAAAAGTACTGGTTCATGGTAATGCAGGGATATCAAGAAG TGCTGCCTTAGTGATTGCATATCTTATGGAAACATTCGGTATGAAATACAG GGAAGCATTCAGCCATGTTCAGGAGAGGAGGTTTTGCATTAATCCCAATGTGGGCTTTGTGCATCAGCTACAG GAATATGAAGCAATCTACCTAGCCAAACTGACCATTAAAAGGATGTCGGTGCAGTTGGACAGGCCGTTCTCACTACAAGCTGGGATGCCAG GAAGCCGCAAACGCAGCctggaggaagatgaagatTTTGGAGGGATGCAGGTCACAGCTGCACAGAACGGATGA
- the gnpnat1 gene encoding glucosamine 6-phosphate N-acetyltransferase, whose amino-acid sequence MLLDETPLFEPSLLRELDWSSNTASFSPPISPCNPGEGLVLRPLCMADFNRGFFKVLSQLTKTGDVTPEQFTKNFEHMKKTGDYYVIVVEDTNLSQIVATATLITEHKFIHSCAKRGRVEEVVVSDVCRGKQLGKLLVSVLTLLSKKLNCYKITLECAPKNVAFYQKFGYSASDETYMQCRFFD is encoded by the exons ATGCTGCTGGACGAGACTCCACTTTTTGAGCCCTCTCTGCTTCGGGAGCTAGACTGGAGCAGCAACACTGCCTCATTCTCTCCCCCAATCTCACCATGCAATCCAGGGGAAGGCCTGGTGCTGAGGCCACTCTGTATGGCAGATTTCAACAGAG GATTTTTCAAGGTTTTATCTCAGCTCACCAAGACAGGCGATGTCACACCCGAGCAGTTCACTA AGAATTTTGAGCACATGAAGAAGACTGGAGATTACTATGTCATCGTGGTGGAGGATACAAATCTGAGTCAGATCGTGGCCACGGCAACACTGATCACTGAACACAAATTCATCCACTCCTGTGCCAAA AGAGGCCGGGTGGAGGAGGTCGTCGTCAGCGATGTGTGCCGAGGGAAGCAGCTGGGCAAACT ATTAGTCTCGGTTCTTACTCTTCTCAGCAAAAAACTGAATTGCTATAAAATCACTCTTGAATGTGCACCCAAAAACGTGGCTTTTTACCAGAAGTTTGGCTACTCTGCGTCAGACGAGACCTACATGCAGTGTCGATTTTTTGACTGA